In Bordetella holmesii ATCC 51541, the following proteins share a genomic window:
- a CDS encoding ferric uptake regulator family protein: MSAPARNSRADDVGEQLRLAESLCAERGRRLTPIRRKVLELLLTHGRSLKAYELLDAMRAVHPGAAPPTVYRALDFLMDEGLIHRLDAVNAWTACHDAAGAPHDLLVVCTGCGAVAEVSDPAMSRQLAERVAQTGFALATHETEIRALCPQCQKNAPPAHGHHHHH, encoded by the coding sequence ATGTCAGCCCCTGCCCGCAACAGCCGCGCCGACGACGTCGGCGAGCAACTCCGCCTGGCCGAATCGCTCTGCGCCGAACGTGGCCGCCGGCTGACTCCCATCCGGCGCAAAGTCCTGGAGTTGCTGCTCACCCACGGGCGCAGTCTCAAAGCCTATGAGCTGCTCGACGCCATGCGCGCCGTGCATCCGGGCGCCGCGCCCCCCACGGTCTACCGCGCGCTGGACTTCCTCATGGACGAAGGGCTCATTCACCGTCTTGACGCGGTCAATGCCTGGACGGCCTGCCACGATGCGGCCGGCGCTCCGCACGACTTGCTAGTCGTCTGTACGGGTTGCGGTGCCGTCGCCGAGGTGAGCGACCCGGCCATGAGCCGGCAATTGGCCGAGCGCGTGGCCCAGACCGGGTTCGCCCTGGCTACGCACGAGACCGAAATCCGCGCGCTGTGCCCCCAATGCCAGAAAAATGCTCCCCCTGCGCATGGGCACCATCACCACCACTAG